Proteins from one Gloeocapsa sp. DLM2.Bin57 genomic window:
- a CDS encoding F0F1 ATP synthase subunit beta — translation MYQQLESPPTNQGTVVAIRGSVVDIAFDDTLPEIFTVLKTGENQDILVEVFTYLDSHLIRGLALTPTQGLARGTKVIDTGHSLQVPVGNRLLGRMLNTFGETLDHEQPLTGGEWRSIYGAGIPLKERSTTTEIFYTGIKAIDVLSPIERGGKAGLFGGAGVGKTVLISELIHNLVAHYQGISIFCGIGERSREGEELYREMKEAGVLDNTVMIFGQMNESPGVRFRVGHAALTIAEYFRDDQQRDVLLMIDNIFRFIQAGAEVSGLMGKLPSRVGYQPTLGTELAELEERICNTSQGTITSVQAVYVPADDFTDPAAVHTFSHLSASIVLSRKRVSEGLYPAIDPLQSGSQILTPQVVGDRHYQIAQAIRATLANYEELKDIIAILGLDELAGSQRQIVYRARRLERFLTQPFFTTEQFTGLKGTSVKLEQALTGCERILNDEFNDYPEESLYMIGDINQVKKL, via the coding sequence GTGTATCAACAACTAGAATCACCACCAACCAACCAAGGTACAGTAGTTGCCATTCGCGGAAGTGTCGTAGATATAGCTTTTGACGATACTTTACCTGAAATATTTACTGTACTTAAAACAGGAGAAAATCAAGACATTCTCGTTGAAGTCTTTACTTATCTAGATAGTCATTTAATCAGGGGTTTGGCTTTAACCCCTACCCAAGGATTAGCTAGAGGAACAAAAGTTATTGATACAGGTCATTCTTTACAAGTTCCCGTAGGTAATCGACTCTTAGGAAGAATGTTAAACACTTTTGGGGAAACTCTTGATCATGAACAACCCCTTACAGGTGGAGAATGGCGCTCAATTTATGGCGCTGGAATACCCCTGAAAGAAAGATCAACTACTACCGAAATTTTTTACACAGGAATCAAAGCGATTGATGTTCTCTCACCTATTGAAAGGGGAGGTAAAGCGGGGTTATTTGGAGGTGCAGGAGTAGGAAAAACCGTCTTAATCAGCGAACTCATTCATAATTTGGTTGCTCACTATCAGGGAATTAGCATCTTTTGTGGGATTGGGGAACGTTCCCGAGAAGGTGAAGAACTCTATAGAGAGATGAAAGAAGCGGGAGTATTAGACAATACTGTAATGATTTTTGGTCAGATGAACGAATCTCCTGGGGTTCGTTTTCGGGTAGGTCACGCAGCCTTAACTATTGCTGAATATTTCCGCGATGATCAACAACGAGATGTTCTGTTAATGATTGATAATATCTTTCGCTTTATTCAAGCAGGTGCAGAAGTTTCGGGTTTAATGGGTAAATTACCCTCTCGTGTTGGTTATCAACCTACCCTAGGTACTGAATTAGCCGAATTAGAAGAAAGAATCTGTAACACTTCCCAAGGAACAATTACTTCTGTACAAGCTGTTTATGTACCCGCTGATGATTTCACCGATCCCGCTGCTGTACATACTTTCTCTCATTTAAGTGCTTCTATAGTACTATCTCGTAAACGCGTTAGTGAAGGACTCTATCCCGCGATTGATCCTCTACAATCAGGATCTCAAATCCTCACACCCCAAGTAGTGGGCGATCGCCATTATCAAATAGCCCAAGCAATCCGCGCAACTCTCGCTAATTATGAAGAACTAAAGGATATCATTGCTATCCTAGGTTTAGATGAATTAGCAGGGAGTCAACGACAAATAGTCTATCGCGCGAGAAGACTAGAAAGATTTCTTACTCAACCTTTTTTTACTACTGAACAGTTTACGGGATTAAAAGGTACTAGCGTTAAACTAGAACAAGCTTTAACGGGTTGTGAACGGATTCTCAACGATGAATTTAACGATTATCCCGAAGAGTCTCTCTATATGATTGGTGACATTAATCAAGTTAAAAAACTATGA
- a CDS encoding F0F1 ATP synthase subunit C, translating into MNTLTIIAAISIFTAGITMGIGSIGSALGEGRALSQALIALAQQPDEANTITRTLFVGMALIESTSIYCLVISLILIFANPFWGYFLSHSGG; encoded by the coding sequence ATGAATACTCTAACTATTATCGCTGCTATTTCTATCTTTACAGCTGGTATAACTATGGGTATAGGCTCTATAGGCTCAGCTTTAGGGGAAGGAAGAGCATTATCTCAAGCTTTAATCGCTTTAGCCCAACAACCAGACGAAGCTAATACAATTACCCGAACTCTTTTTGTGGGAATGGCTTTAATAGAATCTACATCTATTTATTGTTTAGTAATTAGTTTAATCTTGATTTTTGCTAATCCTTTTTGGGGTTATTTTTTAAGTCACAGTGGAGGCTAA
- a CDS encoding NYN domain-containing protein encodes MSSMTTNQSINLNSICDGVVRILFLIHNKHPNWLKEQFRSYPWQDVNFQNKFKQKLQKKFNNIENHDDLINKLIDLLSYLVYPIFFKSFYFREFMHNAINYHFTNNHQQELDFYLAILLLDTENLYLDINSEKFLSTVCYYPIKLKFAFGNWRNLGKKDVEFYERGYELLHVPPGKNSADLKMISFGSSIWLNYPKAKEVLICSSDGDLNHLSTALQHHGLTVYKVSRRGDELIVLNSQTAQMQRFALSKITEYPSINQCFEEVKSLITSEQKRTGKIWIKLTRLIQMFKKKLNLNLSEVIEYYFPQQGIEEVLSDSKHGLVFHKPTSDSDVYLTVFTDKVDESIKEKEIVKIDSPVNLEIVLVRIIRKLIQESNQEYVPISQVASEYQKKYQVSITKTMEKLQLGKKFAQLIASYESLELKKQESVYYVGINY; translated from the coding sequence ATGTCAAGTATGACAACTAATCAATCAATCAACCTCAATTCTATTTGTGATGGAGTAGTCAGGATACTTTTTTTAATTCACAACAAGCATCCGAACTGGTTAAAAGAACAGTTTAGAAGTTATCCATGGCAAGATGTTAATTTTCAAAACAAGTTCAAACAAAAATTACAAAAAAAATTTAACAACATCGAAAATCATGATGATTTAATCAATAAGTTAATAGATTTACTCTCTTATTTAGTTTATCCAATTTTTTTCAAATCTTTTTATTTTCGAGAGTTTATGCACAATGCTATTAACTATCATTTCACGAATAATCATCAACAAGAACTAGATTTTTACTTAGCCATTTTATTATTAGATACCGAAAATCTCTATCTTGATATTAACAGCGAAAAATTTTTAAGTACAGTATGTTATTATCCCATTAAGTTAAAATTTGCTTTTGGTAATTGGCGCAACCTAGGCAAAAAAGACGTAGAATTTTACGAGAGAGGATATGAATTATTACACGTTCCACCTGGAAAAAATAGCGCTGATTTAAAAATGATTTCCTTTGGGTCATCAATTTGGTTAAATTATCCTAAAGCAAAAGAAGTCTTAATCTGTTCTTCTGATGGAGATTTAAATCATTTATCAACAGCATTACAACATCATGGTCTGACGGTTTATAAAGTCTCTCGTCGTGGCGATGAGTTAATAGTTTTGAATAGTCAAACTGCACAAATGCAAAGATTTGCTCTCAGTAAAATTACTGAATATCCTAGTATCAATCAATGTTTTGAGGAAGTAAAAAGTCTAATAACCAGTGAACAAAAACGAACGGGTAAAATCTGGATTAAACTAACACGTCTGATCCAAATGTTTAAGAAAAAGCTCAATTTAAATTTATCAGAAGTAATAGAATATTATTTCCCCCAACAAGGAATAGAAGAGGTATTATCAGACTCAAAACATGGTTTAGTGTTTCATAAACCTACTTCAGATAGTGATGTATATCTAACGGTTTTTACTGATAAAGTTGACGAAAGTATTAAAGAAAAAGAAATAGTCAAAATAGATTCTCCCGTTAACTTAGAAATCGTTTTAGTGAGAATCATCCGTAAACTAATTCAAGAATCAAACCAAGAATATGTACCTATCAGTCAAGTAGCGAGTGAGTATCAAAAGAAGTACCAAGTTTCTATTACTAAAACCATGGAGAAGCTGCAATTAGGCAAAAAATTTGCCCAACTGATCGCTTCCTATGAATCTTTAGAACTTAAAAAGCAAGAAAGTGTTTACTATGTAGGAATTAATTATTGA
- a CDS encoding ATP synthase subunit, with product MNKSRPFWHSFHHQISKKTQRKLKARQEAKTVWFGLGMFGMVGWSVSIPILIGIAIGSWIDKHFASPYSWTLMFLFIGVVVGCFNAWYWISKESKIK from the coding sequence ATGAATAAGTCTAGACCTTTTTGGCATAGTTTTCACCACCAAATTAGTAAAAAAACTCAACGCAAACTCAAAGCTAGACAAGAAGCTAAAACCGTTTGGTTTGGTTTGGGTATGTTTGGTATGGTAGGTTGGTCTGTAAGTATTCCTATCTTAATTGGTATCGCGATCGGTAGTTGGATAGATAAACATTTTGCTAGCCCCTATTCTTGGACTTTAATGTTTTTATTTATTGGTGTGGTTGTGGGGTGTTTTAACGCTTGGTATTGGATTAGTAAAGAAAGCAAAATTAAATAG
- the cofG gene encoding 7,8-didemethyl-8-hydroxy-5-deazariboflavin synthase subunit CofG, with the protein MSNKQIITYSPSYTLVPTYECFNRCSYCNFRTDVGKSPWLTLTEARRQLEKLQNSGVTEILILSGEVHPQESRRQAWLELIYDLSKLALDLGFYPHTNAGPLTFTEMAKLKEVNVSMGLMLEQLTPKLLETVHKHAPSKVPQLRLQQLIWAGELQIPFTTGLLLGIGETPQDRIETLEAIAQIQSSWGHIQEVILQPHSPGQKQSFTAAAFSPQELIDLIKIARSLLPESITIQIPPNLVPDVKFILACLEAGARDLGGIGPIDVVNPDFEHLQIDKLSDILASAGWRLVPRLPVYPQYYLK; encoded by the coding sequence ATGTCAAATAAGCAGATCATTACTTATAGTCCTAGTTATACCCTAGTTCCTACTTATGAATGTTTTAATCGTTGCAGTTATTGTAACTTTCGCACTGATGTAGGGAAAAGTCCTTGGTTAACCCTTACAGAAGCAAGAAGACAATTAGAAAAGCTACAAAATAGTGGTGTCACAGAAATTCTGATTCTCTCAGGGGAAGTTCACCCCCAAGAGTCTAGACGTCAAGCTTGGTTAGAGTTAATCTATGATTTGTCTAAATTAGCTTTAGATCTAGGTTTCTATCCCCATACTAACGCAGGTCCATTAACTTTTACTGAGATGGCTAAACTCAAAGAAGTCAATGTCTCCATGGGCTTAATGTTAGAACAATTGACACCAAAATTATTAGAAACTGTACATAAACACGCACCTAGTAAAGTCCCCCAATTGCGTTTACAACAACTGATTTGGGCGGGAGAATTACAGATACCCTTTACTACAGGCTTACTTTTAGGGATAGGGGAAACTCCCCAAGACAGAATCGAAACCTTAGAAGCGATCGCTCAAATACAATCCTCATGGGGTCATATCCAAGAGGTTATTTTACAACCTCATAGCCCCGGTCAAAAACAATCTTTTACTGCTGCTGCTTTTTCTCCTCAAGAGTTGATTGATTTAATCAAAATTGCGCGATCGCTTCTTCCTGAAAGTATCACTATTCAGATTCCCCCTAATTTAGTACCTGACGTTAAATTTATCTTAGCTTGTCTAGAAGCAGGAGCAAGGGATTTAGGCGGAATTGGACCAATAGACGTGGTTAACCCTGATTTTGAGCATTTACAAATAGATAAACTCAGCGATATTCTAGCTAGCGCGGGTTGGCGTTTAGTTCCACGATTACCCGTTTATCCCCAATATTATTTGAAATAG
- a CDS encoding DUF697 domain-containing protein, translating to MSLPRFLTIIFGVGLIIGLMLWLIGSISQLYIQIAFTSTLLANLLVILLIALLATLIGVFLYYFNIPWLRGSRKSPKSGRKKLEVPLEKTTAASETLKAIRKQLEQVQDEVAREALLKRSQEIEENLARGEYQVIIFGTGSAGKTSLVNALFGEIVGQVEATMGTTKLGESYSLHLPGLTRKIVITDTPGILEMGIEGNQRENLACELATEADLLLFVVDNDIRQSEYEPLKTLVEIGKRSLLIFNKIDLYSDEDGELILTTLQRRVKAFLSPQDIIAIAANPQPVKLASGDLVNPEPEILPLIRRLVAILRAEGEDLIADNILLQSQRLGEQARSLLEEQRKRQADRIIDRYQWIGAGVIAMTPLPVVDMLATAAVNAQMVVEIGQVYGCELNRDRGQELALSLGKTLISLGVVKGAIDLFAKLLQLNIATYVLGKAIQGVTAAYLTRIAGKSFVEYFRQDQDWGDGGITEVVKEQFKLSRKDEFVKGFVKDALDKVVQPLTESLGENWEPLEIDYQESDW from the coding sequence ATGTCTTTACCTCGTTTCCTGACGATTATCTTCGGTGTAGGTTTGATTATTGGGTTGATGTTGTGGCTAATTGGGTCTATCTCTCAACTCTATATTCAGATTGCTTTTACTAGTACTTTGTTAGCTAATCTGTTGGTAATCTTGTTGATAGCTTTACTAGCCACATTGATCGGGGTTTTCCTCTATTACTTTAATATACCTTGGTTGCGAGGTTCTCGTAAATCCCCAAAATCAGGGAGAAAAAAATTAGAAGTTCCCCTAGAAAAAACCACAGCAGCTAGCGAAACTCTCAAAGCGATACGTAAACAATTAGAACAAGTACAGGATGAAGTAGCTAGAGAAGCTTTGTTAAAACGGTCTCAGGAAATAGAGGAAAATTTAGCCAGGGGAGAGTATCAGGTCATTATTTTTGGAACGGGATCAGCGGGAAAAACTTCCCTAGTTAACGCTTTATTCGGAGAAATAGTCGGTCAAGTTGAAGCAACTATGGGAACTACTAAACTAGGAGAAAGCTACTCTCTTCATCTACCAGGATTAACCAGAAAGATCGTTATTACTGATACTCCAGGAATCCTAGAAATGGGGATAGAAGGAAACCAAAGAGAAAATTTAGCTTGTGAATTGGCTACCGAAGCTGATTTATTATTGTTCGTGGTTGATAATGATATACGTCAGTCAGAATATGAACCTTTAAAAACTTTAGTAGAAATCGGTAAGCGATCGCTGTTAATCTTTAATAAAATTGACCTCTATAGCGATGAAGATGGGGAGTTAATCTTGACTACTCTACAACGGAGGGTGAAAGCTTTTTTATCTCCTCAAGATATCATCGCCATCGCTGCTAACCCCCAACCAGTAAAATTAGCTAGTGGTGATTTAGTAAATCCTGAACCAGAGATTCTCCCCTTGATTCGTCGTTTAGTAGCGATTTTACGCGCCGAAGGTGAAGATTTAATCGCTGATAACATTCTCTTACAATCTCAACGTCTCGGAGAGCAAGCGCGATCGCTTCTGGAAGAACAACGGAAAAGACAAGCAGACAGAATCATCGATCGCTATCAATGGATTGGCGCAGGAGTAATCGCTATGACTCCCTTACCCGTGGTGGATATGTTAGCTACAGCTGCTGTTAACGCCCAAATGGTGGTAGAAATCGGTCAAGTCTATGGTTGTGAACTAAATCGCGATCGCGGACAAGAGTTAGCCTTATCTTTAGGTAAAACCCTAATTAGTCTAGGTGTAGTCAAAGGTGCTATAGACTTATTCGCCAAATTATTGCAATTGAATATAGCTACCTATGTTTTAGGAAAAGCGATTCAAGGAGTAACCGCAGCTTATTTAACGCGCATTGCGGGTAAAAGTTTTGTCGAATATTTTCGCCAAGATCAGGATTGGGGAGACGGTGGCATTACAGAAGTAGTTAAAGAACAGTTTAAACTCAGTCGTAAAGATGAATTCGTCAAAGGTTTTGTTAAAGACGCTTTAGACAAAGTAGTTCAACCCTTAACCGAGAGTTTAGGGGAAAATTGGGAACCGCTCGAAATCGATTATCAAGAGTCAGATTGGTAA
- a CDS encoding F0F1 ATP synthase subunit epsilon translates to MKLKVLVPDQVILEEEVSKIIAEGANGSFCLLPHHLDLVTVLVPGILEFTHSTREYLAIDEGILVKHQQEVLVSTLNAVRSNCLESLKQTLAEHFQVLDEQEKLTRSALAKFEANIIRHFAEIGQL, encoded by the coding sequence ATGAAATTAAAAGTCCTTGTCCCTGATCAAGTTATTCTTGAGGAAGAAGTCAGTAAAATCATTGCTGAGGGGGCTAATGGTAGTTTTTGTCTTTTACCTCATCATCTAGACTTAGTAACGGTTTTAGTTCCCGGGATATTAGAGTTTACGCACTCAACCAGAGAATATCTAGCTATAGATGAAGGAATCTTAGTTAAACATCAACAGGAAGTTTTGGTATCCACCCTTAACGCAGTGAGAAGTAATTGTCTCGAAAGTCTCAAACAAACCCTAGCTGAACATTTTCAGGTATTAGATGAACAAGAAAAACTCACTCGTTCGGCTTTAGCTAAGTTTGAAGCTAATATTATCCGTCATTTTGCGGAGATAGGTCAATTATGA
- a CDS encoding alternate F1F0 ATPase, F1 subunit alpha has product MSNQIPNLKTFVTESLQTTNDIVSNYYPQLEVAEIGKITYLGEGIAKATGLPSVGIEELVELPENQLAMVFNLDPEEVGLILLDKSRTITAGCQVRRTGRVLDTPVGESLLGRVVDGIGRPLDGEGTIVPVELRPIEKPAPKIMARAPVTVPLQTGIKVIDALIPIGKGQRELILGDRQTGKTAIALDTILNQKGKNVICIYCAIGQRSSAVAKIIAQLKSRDALSYSIVVVASGDSTPGLQYVTPYAATTMAEYFMDQGKDVLIIYDDLIQHARAYRELSLLLRRPPGREAFPGDIFYIHSRLLERATHLRPEFGGGSLTALPIVETEAQNLSAYIPTNLISITDGQIYLTPTLFQKGILPAVDVGKSVSRVGGKTQLPAYREVAGALRLSYAQFTELEAFSRFDTRLDSKTRQTLERGRRVTEVLKQSCYQPIPVAEQIIVLLAVTHGFFDSLPLAEIATAESMIRQNFRERLPRICERIERGEKLTHHDLTHIHQLFSLCHL; this is encoded by the coding sequence ATGTCTAACCAAATACCCAATTTAAAAACCTTTGTTACCGAAAGTTTGCAAACAACCAATGATATTGTTAGCAATTATTATCCTCAATTAGAAGTAGCAGAAATTGGCAAGATTACTTATCTAGGAGAAGGTATCGCTAAAGCAACTGGGTTACCATCAGTAGGAATTGAAGAGTTAGTAGAATTACCAGAAAATCAATTAGCGATGGTGTTTAATCTAGATCCAGAAGAAGTAGGATTAATTCTTTTAGATAAAAGTCGAACTATTACAGCAGGTTGTCAAGTAAGACGTACAGGTAGAGTATTAGATACACCAGTAGGAGAAAGTTTATTAGGTAGGGTTGTAGATGGGATAGGTCGTCCTCTTGATGGTGAGGGTACTATTGTACCAGTAGAATTACGTCCGATTGAAAAACCAGCACCAAAAATAATGGCAAGAGCCCCAGTTACAGTACCCTTACAAACGGGTATAAAAGTAATTGATGCTTTAATTCCCATCGGAAAAGGACAACGAGAGTTAATTTTAGGCGATCGTCAAACGGGAAAAACCGCGATCGCCCTAGATACTATTCTCAATCAAAAGGGTAAAAATGTTATTTGTATTTATTGTGCTATTGGTCAACGTAGTTCAGCGGTAGCTAAAATTATTGCTCAGTTAAAATCACGAGATGCTCTGAGTTATTCTATTGTAGTGGTAGCTTCGGGAGATAGTACTCCAGGATTGCAGTACGTCACTCCCTACGCAGCTACTACTATGGCTGAGTATTTTATGGATCAAGGAAAGGACGTTTTAATTATCTATGATGATTTGATTCAACACGCGAGAGCGTATCGAGAATTATCTTTGTTATTACGTCGTCCTCCCGGAAGAGAAGCTTTCCCTGGTGATATATTTTATATCCATTCTCGTTTATTGGAAAGAGCGACTCATTTACGTCCCGAGTTTGGGGGTGGATCTCTAACCGCTTTACCCATTGTAGAAACCGAAGCACAAAATTTATCCGCTTATATCCCTACTAACTTGATTTCCATTACCGATGGACAAATTTATCTCACCCCTACCTTATTTCAAAAGGGTATTTTACCCGCGGTAGATGTGGGTAAGTCTGTATCGAGAGTAGGTGGAAAAACCCAATTACCCGCTTATCGAGAGGTAGCAGGTGCTTTACGGTTATCCTACGCTCAATTTACAGAATTAGAGGCTTTTTCTCGTTTTGATACTAGATTAGATAGTAAAACTCGTCAAACCCTAGAAAGAGGACGTAGAGTTACAGAGGTATTAAAACAGTCTTGTTATCAACCCATACCAGTAGCTGAACAAATCATAGTCTTATTAGCGGTTACCCATGGTTTTTTTGATTCTCTACCCTTAGCAGAAATAGCTACAGCAGAAAGTATGATCCGTCAAAACTTTAGAGAAAGGTTACCCCGTATCTGTGAACGTATCGAAAGGGGAGAAAAACTAACCCACCATGATTTAACACATATTCATCAACTTTTTTCATTATGCCATCTTTAG
- a CDS encoding F0F1 ATP synthase subunit B — MLIDGFTIFAQIVNFLILVALLKHFLYQPILKAMEQRESNIKNRVREASLQLENAENQALIYQKKQRELEAKKEAWLSDAQAEVREEKERLLQQVKEEVEEVKLVLSQQLEREKEAYLDNFQQQISQQVISITRQILKDLANRDLEEEIINVFRQGLTDKKLSLSEPIIIKTTFALTSEQQQKLLEVLAQNQVEFQTLPGLICGIELSNQSYQLTWNVEQYLQGLEQALKCKSYLA, encoded by the coding sequence ATGCTGATTGATGGCTTTACTATTTTCGCTCAAATAGTTAATTTTTTGATTTTAGTTGCTCTGTTAAAGCATTTTCTTTATCAACCAATTCTGAAGGCGATGGAGCAAAGAGAGTCCAATATTAAAAACCGTGTTAGAGAAGCTTCTCTACAACTAGAAAACGCCGAAAATCAAGCTTTAATCTATCAAAAAAAACAACGAGAATTAGAAGCTAAAAAAGAAGCTTGGTTATCAGACGCTCAAGCAGAAGTAAGGGAAGAGAAAGAAAGACTTTTACAACAAGTTAAAGAAGAAGTAGAAGAGGTAAAGTTAGTACTATCTCAACAATTAGAGAGAGAAAAAGAAGCTTATTTAGATAACTTTCAGCAACAAATTAGTCAACAAGTTATCTCGATTACTCGTCAGATTTTGAAAGATTTAGCTAATAGGGATTTGGAGGAAGAAATAATTAATGTCTTTAGACAAGGTTTAACTGATAAGAAATTATCCCTTAGCGAGCCAATTATTATTAAAACCACTTTTGCTTTAACTTCAGAACAACAACAAAAATTACTGGAGGTTTTAGCACAAAATCAAGTTGAGTTTCAAACCTTACCAGGGTTAATCTGTGGTATTGAATTAAGCAATCAAAGTTATCAATTAACTTGGAATGTTGAACAATATTTACAGGGATTAGAACAAGCCCTAAAATGTAAAAGTTATCTTGCTTAA
- a CDS encoding F0F1 ATP synthase subunit A — MNLTPDQIILWQRGFITINATLVFTWLVMALLVLFSWLVTRKLSPKISISRGQNILEVIVLTINQQIEEISQQKADDYLPFIGTLFIFIAVSNLLTIFPGYHPPTGSLSTTVALAICVFFAVPFYGIKKQGLLNYFKRYYLQPTPIMLPFNIIGRFSNTISLSVRLFGNVMSGTMIVAILLSIAPLFLPIVMQAMGLITGLIQAFIFAILATVFISAATQVEAKDLNTIEETKS, encoded by the coding sequence ATGAATCTAACTCCAGATCAAATCATTCTTTGGCAACGAGGATTTATCACTATCAATGCTACTCTAGTTTTTACTTGGCTAGTTATGGCTTTACTAGTCTTATTTTCTTGGTTAGTCACCCGTAAACTTTCCCCAAAAATCAGTATTAGTCGAGGACAAAATATTTTAGAAGTAATAGTCTTAACTATTAATCAACAAATTGAGGAAATCAGCCAACAAAAAGCAGATGATTATTTACCTTTTATTGGGACTTTGTTTATTTTTATCGCTGTTTCCAATCTTTTAACAATTTTCCCTGGTTATCATCCACCCACAGGTTCACTATCTACTACTGTTGCTTTGGCTATTTGTGTTTTCTTTGCTGTTCCCTTCTACGGTATCAAAAAACAAGGATTATTGAACTATTTCAAACGTTACTATCTTCAACCTACACCGATTATGTTGCCTTTTAATATTATTGGTCGGTTTTCTAATACGATTTCTTTATCAGTTAGACTATTTGGTAATGTCATGAGTGGCACGATGATTGTAGCTATCCTCTTATCTATCGCTCCTCTATTTTTACCAATAGTTATGCAAGCTATGGGGTTAATAACTGGTTTGATTCAAGCTTTTATTTTTGCTATTTTAGCTACGGTTTTTATTAGTGCAGCTACACAAGTAGAAGCAAAAGATTTAAATACAATTGAGGAAACAAAATCATGA
- a CDS encoding translation initiation factor, producing MPSEKKRVVYQEFGTRETEEAETLDLPPQQQNLRIQTSKAGRKGKIVTIISGFVTTPETLNQILKQLKTQCGSGGTSKENTIEIQGDHKEKIRQTLIKLGYKAKISGG from the coding sequence ATGCCTTCAGAAAAAAAACGCGTCGTTTACCAAGAATTCGGTACGAGAGAAACAGAAGAAGCAGAAACCCTTGATTTACCACCCCAACAACAAAACCTGAGAATACAAACCTCAAAAGCGGGACGTAAGGGTAAAATCGTAACGATTATCAGCGGTTTTGTCACTACGCCTGAAACTCTTAACCAAATACTCAAACAGTTAAAAACCCAATGTGGTAGTGGAGGTACAAGCAAAGAAAATACTATTGAGATTCAAGGAGACCACAAAGAAAAGATCCGACAAACTTTGATTAAACTAGGATATAAAGCAAAAATTAGCGGCGGGTAA
- a CDS encoding D-alanyl-D-alanine dipeptidase translates to MLKPYHQIAIQDCGESLVAIPLDIFSVESPPPYLKLGANYGGLSPYYLREGVVEALQNAQNNLQQLYPNWRLHIFDAYRPVAVQQFMVDYTFNSCLISQGLVKDNLTPTEIEAIYEQVYQIWAIPSTNPLTPPPHSTGGAVDLTIIDDRGLILDFGSVIDELSPRSHPDYYLAQQDSSSQEYHQRRELLNEVMCHAGFCRHPGEWWHFCLGDQMWCWLSGQSSARYGIINN, encoded by the coding sequence ATGTTAAAACCCTATCATCAGATAGCTATTCAAGACTGTGGAGAATCTTTGGTAGCGATTCCCCTAGATATCTTCTCTGTCGAATCTCCTCCCCCCTATCTTAAATTAGGGGCAAATTATGGGGGGTTATCTCCCTATTATCTGCGTGAAGGGGTTGTCGAAGCTTTACAAAACGCCCAAAACAATCTACAACAACTTTACCCTAATTGGCGCTTGCATATTTTTGACGCTTATCGTCCTGTTGCTGTACAACAGTTTATGGTTGACTATACCTTTAATAGCTGTTTAATCTCTCAGGGATTGGTTAAAGATAATTTAACTCCTACTGAAATTGAGGCTATTTATGAACAAGTCTATCAGATTTGGGCTATCCCTAGTACTAACCCCCTGACTCCCCCTCCCCATAGCACAGGAGGTGCAGTAGATTTGACTATAATTGATGATAGGGGTTTAATTCTTGATTTTGGTTCGGTTATTGATGAGTTATCCCCGCGATCTCATCCCGATTATTATTTGGCTCAACAGGATTCATCTTCTCAAGAATATCACCAACGCCGAGAGTTACTAAATGAGGTTATGTGTCACGCTGGTTTCTGTCGTCATCCCGGGGAATGGTGGCATTTTTGTTTAGGTGATCAGATGTGGTGTTGGTTATCCGGTCAATCCTCTGCTCGTTATGGTATAATCAATAATTAA